The nucleotide window TAATAACCATGTATCCGTTAATGTGGCTTCATAATCCACTCTCTGTGCAACACCAAAGCCGTCACTGTCGCGCCAAAAAGCCGAAGACTGCATACGAACTTGATGATTATCGGAAAAAACATAACCGGTCATATAGCGGGCTCTGGCATAGGTGTCAAACCGTAACCCACCACGGATACCTATACTGTAGGATACCCGGTGCGCTTCATTAATGTCGGGATCAAAGCCTAAGCCTACTAGCCACTCTTCGTTTGACTTTGGGGAACGAATAACCGAAGGGCGACCGGTTGAGCCATCATCTAAAAACTCATTTTCATCAACCCGGCCAATGAAAGCTGAAACGTTTTCTTTTAACTTAGGCAAGGATACCCGGGCTCTGAATCGCGATTTAACTTCAAAGCCATCGTACTGATCCCATTGCGGCGCAACCGAAAGCCGCCCATAAGAGCGTTCATATTGATTAATGCTTTCATCGCCGAATAAGCCGTCAAACCAGCGTGCGGTCACGTCTACCGAGGTTCCAAGCCCGTTACGGAAACCGTCCAGCCACATATCATCTTCTTCATCAGCCTGTTGATCTGCTGTAGCTGACTGGCAGCCAAGACTAAAAATAAAAGCTAACCAAGTAATCTTTTTCATATCGAACGGTCTATAACTAAACACCACCTTTGGTTGGAGAACACGATGTCGTTTCGCCTTATAATTCTTATTGTCAGTTTGTTAGTATCTTGTTTCAGCATGGCACAGAATAGCGAGCCAACAAAGCAAAAAAATGAAAAAGTTGCGACTTTTGCCGGCGGCTGTTTCTGGTGTGTTGAAGAAGCTTTCGAGAAAATGCCTGGCGTCCGGGAAGTCATCTCGGGATACAGCGGAGGCGATGAAGCTAACCCAACCTATGAGCAGGTTTCAGCAGGTAAAACCGGGCACACGGAAGCAGCCCAGATATACTACAACCCGGATGTCGTAAGCTATGCAGCATTACTTCAGAAGTTATGGCGTATCAGTGACCCGACAGACAACGACGGACAGTTTGTTGACCGCGGCAAACAGTATCGCCCCGCTGTTTTTTATCATAATAATGAACAAAAACGCATAGCTATGGAGTCGCGTGAGTGGCTGGATAAAAACGGCCCCTTTCCTGATCCGGTGGTTATTGAAATAACACCCTTTAAGAGCTTCTACAAAGCTGAAGAATACCACCAGGACTATTACGACAAGAACCCCGTTCGCTACCGTATTTATACCTACAACTCGGGCCGTTATGACTTCGTCGAGAAGCATTGGGGCGACACCTCGGACGTTGACTATCAGCAATTTACGAATGACAACCCCACAGGCACATCTAAGCAGCAAAGCTTCGTTAAACCTAGTGACAGTGAACTAAAGGAGCGCCTAACAGATATTCAGTATGCGGTGACTCAGGAAGATAAAACGGAACCTGCCTTTGATAACCGCTACTGGGACAATGAACGTGACGGCATCTATGTGGATGTGGTAAGTGGTGAACCGCTTTTTTCTTCAGCAAATAAATACGAATCGGGTACCGGTTGGCCAAGCTTTACCAAACCCATAAGCCCTGACGCGGTAGTAGAAAAAGATGACAGCAGCTGGTTCTACACTCGAACTGAAATTCGCAGCCGCAAAGCAGACTCACATCTCGGCCATGTCTTTAAGGATGGCCCTCAGCCTACCGGTTTAAGGTATTGCATGAATTCCGCGGCGTTGCGCTTTATTCCTTTAGAAAAAATGGAGGAAGAAGGTTACGGTGACTACATTCCTGCAGTCACCGGTGACTAACTAACCAATACAATCAGGCTGTCCAGCCCAGCTCAGTAGCGCGCTGCTGAGCCTGCGCGGGCACATCAGTAGCCACAAAGTGATGATGCAGTACCTGAACACCTAACATGTGGTTGATGACAGCATCAAGCTGTACACGTTCTTCGTTCGGAACATTCTCATCCTGATGCCGTTCAAAAGTCCGCACCACTTCGTCGTAGTCCAGCAAACCCGCTGACTTCACTGCATCGGCATTCAGAAACTGTTCTGCCAGCTTCTCAACGGCCTTCCACTTTTCCGGATCGGTGTGCGCCGGCGGCGCCATAAAAGCGAACTTTTCACGTTTATAAAGCGTTTCCGGCAACAAGCCTTTCATCGCTTCGCGCAACACATATTTTTCTTTATTGCCTTTAATGCGCAGATGTGGCGGCACAGTGAAAGCATATTCCGCTAAGTGATGATCTAAAAATGCCGGGCGCGCCTCCATTGAATTCGCCATATCTACACGGTCGCCACCCCAGGTCAGAATTTGCCCCTCCAGCATGGTTTTAATCCAGACATATTGAGCCCTGTCCAGCGGGTGCCGGCCGTCCAGCATGTCTTTATCAAGCGTGTTAGCAATAGCCTGGCTAGGATCGTAGCCTTCAACCTGTTGCCGCTTGTTCTCTGACATAAGCGGCAAGGCAACCGATGAGCACGACAGCCAAGGCTGCACACAACTTGGAGTAAAACCCATTTTCTGGTTAAAAGCTTCGCTGACAAACTCTTCGCGGGCCAACATTGCGCCCTTAAAGAGTTTATTGTTTTTTTCTAACAGTTCCTGCCATTCAACCCGTTCCACTTCCGGCAAGTGGTCGAGTCCATGCAGGAACATGTCCTTTCTAAAAGCCGGGTAGCCGGCAAAGAGTTCATCGGAGCCCTCTCCGGTCATTACCACTTTATAACCGGCTTCGTGTACCTCTTTACTCATCAAATACTTGGCCACACCCAGAGTGTTGTATATTGTTCGCTCGGTGTGCCACAAGGTTTTCACAAAATGGTCATAGAGATCATCGGCTTTAAGCCGCATAATATGGTGATCAGCCTGAGTCGCTTCAGCCATTTCTTCTGCAATAGGTGTTTCGTCATAGTCAGCAGAATCGAAACCTATGGTAAAAGCTTTTACCGAGGTTTGGGTTGAGGCAGACGCAAGCCCAAGAATGGCACATGAATCAATACCACCCGACAAGTAGCAACCGACAGGAACGTCGGCTGTCATTCGGTGCTGGACGGCTTCCAGTAACTTAGCGCGAACCCCTTCAATATAGGATTCCTCGTCGACATCCGCTCCTGGATAGCTCTCCTCCGGTGGAAAATCGACATCCCAGTATTTATGTTCCGTTGCAACCACTTTGCCATTTTTGCGCTGCAACTTAACCACATACCCCGGCTGAACCTGGTTAATCCCTTCAAAAGCAGTAGAGCCCGGAACCATTACTTGAATCAGCTGATGGTATAAGCCCTCTGCCGAAAACTCCCGTTTAACGTCCGGGTGAGCAAACAACACTTTCAGCTCAGAGCCAAACACCACACCGTGCTCCGTTTCCGTCCAGTATAAAGGCTTAATTCCAAACCTGTCGCGCACCAGGTAAAGACTTTCGTCTTTGGCATCGAACAGGCCGAAAGCAAACTCTCCACGAAGCTCCTTTAGGGTGCTCTCCAGTCCATAACGCTCAAACAGGTGAAGAACAATTTCAGAATCGCTTTTACTGTTAAAGCGTGCGCCACGAGCGGTTAAGTCCGCACGTATGCGTTTAAAATCGTAAAACTCACCGTTATGGGTCAGCATCAGTCGTTTATCGGCTGATATAAAAGGTTGCCGACCTCGCTTTTCGTCCAGGTCGATAATGGATAAACGGGCGTGACTAAATCCCACGCCATAGTCGTGTTGTACTTCATAGCCGAACCCGTCAGGGCCACGATGATGCATTATCGCAGCCATATTCACTAAAGTTTGGGGTTCAATCGCTCTTTCCGTTTGATGATGAAAAACGCCAGCAATTCCACACATTCTTTGCTTTTCCTCGTATCAGACGACATCAATGACGCGTTCAGCTCGCTGCACCATACAGGTCAGTAGCGCCATACGTAAAAACACCGCGCCCCGTGCCTGGCTGAAATACCAGTTATGAGGCGTATGGTCGAGATCGGCGGATAATTCTTCACCGCGCGCTAATGGATGTAAAATAATAGCGCTGTCTTTTAGCGGTGACTGAGCCGTTAAGTGAAACTCACTGCCATAAGTACTAAAGGTATCACCTTCCCACGAAATAGCGTTGATATAAACCACGTCAAGCTCTGGTAGTACCTGCTCTAAATTCCGGGTCGTACGAATCTTTATTCCGGCTTGTTCAATTTGTTCTCGTTGCTCACTTCCGAACAGCTGAGTCGACGATTCCTCGTCATGAATAATGACAATTTCATCAATTGCTTTTGGAAACTTTACTAAACATTTAATAAAGCTACGCACAGTACGCATTTTATTTGGCACACCAATAATGCCAATTTTTATTGGTGCTTTATCGGCTTCTTCCGTCACTAAATCGGGGCGCCATTTAAACAGTGCGTACATATCCGTAAGCGCCTGAGTTGGATGTTCATCTGAACCATTACCCGCATTAATAATGGGAATTCGCAGTGAATCGATCATCTCTTCCAGTGAGGTTTCATTATTATCCCTCAACACGACACAGTCGCCATAGTTATTAAACATTTCAGCCACATCGGCTAAACGCTCACCTTTGGCTATGCCGGTAGTAGAACGGTCAGTAATTGACATGATATCACCGCCCAGGCGGTGCCAGGCACTTTCAAATGACAAACGAGTACGAGTGCTTGGTTCATAAAACGCGCTGATTAAAATTTTTCCCTGTAATGAGGTACTAAAACGACGAGGGTTAGCTTCGTATTTGGCCGCAAGTCGGAACAATTGCAGCATCCCTAACTGCGAAAATTGATCAGCAGACACAACATGCTGATTCGACAAATTCAGCAAGTAATCACCATCTTCCTGAATTGCTTTTAATAACGCCTTTGGATGAGCATCGCCGCAAACATCGGGCCGCTCTCGTTCAAAGGAGACATCCTTTAT belongs to Idiomarina sp. PL1-037 and includes:
- the msrB gene encoding peptide-methionine (R)-S-oxide reductase MsrB translates to MAQNSEPTKQKNEKVATFAGGCFWCVEEAFEKMPGVREVISGYSGGDEANPTYEQVSAGKTGHTEAAQIYYNPDVVSYAALLQKLWRISDPTDNDGQFVDRGKQYRPAVFYHNNEQKRIAMESREWLDKNGPFPDPVVIEITPFKSFYKAEEYHQDYYDKNPVRYRIYTYNSGRYDFVEKHWGDTSDVDYQQFTNDNPTGTSKQQSFVKPSDSELKERLTDIQYAVTQEDKTEPAFDNRYWDNERDGIYVDVVSGEPLFSSANKYESGTGWPSFTKPISPDAVVEKDDSSWFYTRTEIRSRKADSHLGHVFKDGPQPTGLRYCMNSAALRFIPLEKMEEEGYGDYIPAVTGD
- the asnB gene encoding asparagine synthase (glutamine-hydrolyzing), whose amino-acid sequence is MCGIAGVFHHQTERAIEPQTLVNMAAIMHHRGPDGFGYEVQHDYGVGFSHARLSIIDLDEKRGRQPFISADKRLMLTHNGEFYDFKRIRADLTARGARFNSKSDSEIVLHLFERYGLESTLKELRGEFAFGLFDAKDESLYLVRDRFGIKPLYWTETEHGVVFGSELKVLFAHPDVKREFSAEGLYHQLIQVMVPGSTAFEGINQVQPGYVVKLQRKNGKVVATEHKYWDVDFPPEESYPGADVDEESYIEGVRAKLLEAVQHRMTADVPVGCYLSGGIDSCAILGLASASTQTSVKAFTIGFDSADYDETPIAEEMAEATQADHHIMRLKADDLYDHFVKTLWHTERTIYNTLGVAKYLMSKEVHEAGYKVVMTGEGSDELFAGYPAFRKDMFLHGLDHLPEVERVEWQELLEKNNKLFKGAMLAREEFVSEAFNQKMGFTPSCVQPWLSCSSVALPLMSENKRQQVEGYDPSQAIANTLDKDMLDGRHPLDRAQYVWIKTMLEGQILTWGGDRVDMANSMEARPAFLDHHLAEYAFTVPPHLRIKGNKEKYVLREAMKGLLPETLYKREKFAFMAPPAHTDPEKWKAVEKLAEQFLNADAVKSAGLLDYDEVVRTFERHQDENVPNEERVQLDAVINHMLGVQVLHHHFVATDVPAQAQQRATELGWTA
- a CDS encoding aspartate/ornithine carbamoyltransferase family protein encodes the protein MTIKDVSFERERPDVCGDAHPKALLKAIQEDGDYLLNLSNQHVVSADQFSQLGMLQLFRLAAKYEANPRRFSTSLQGKILISAFYEPSTRTRLSFESAWHRLGGDIMSITDRSTTGIAKGERLADVAEMFNNYGDCVVLRDNNETSLEEMIDSLRIPIINAGNGSDEHPTQALTDMYALFKWRPDLVTEEADKAPIKIGIIGVPNKMRTVRSFIKCLVKFPKAIDEIVIIHDEESSTQLFGSEQREQIEQAGIKIRTTRNLEQVLPELDVVYINAISWEGDTFSTYGSEFHLTAQSPLKDSAIILHPLARGEELSADLDHTPHNWYFSQARGAVFLRMALLTCMVQRAERVIDVV